The region TAGATGAACGAAAAGACGAAGCTGCTGTTATTTACCGGTTCCTACGCCACCGCAGAAGAGAGCGGAATCCAGGTGTTTGCCTTTGACGGTGAAGCCGGAGGCACGCTGGAGCGGCTGGATACCGCAGGAGGCCTGACGAATCCTACGTTCGTCAATGTGGACCCTTCCGGTCGCAAGCTGTATGCCATAGGGGAGAAGCCGAACGGTACGGGCGGTAAGGAAGGGGAGGTTATAACCTTCGCTATCGATCCTGAGACAGGCAAGCTGACCGAATTGCAGCGGATTCAGACTATGCCTTCCGAAGGCAAAGGCCAGAGCACGACCTGTAACATTAACCGGGACGCCAAAAATCAACATCTGGTCGTGTGCAGCTATCACGGGGGATCGGTCGGACTCCTCACGCTGGACAAGGGCGGATTGCCTGTGGCATTGACGGATATCGCTCAGCACACAGGACATGGTGGGACTCCGGGCCAGGACCGTCCCCATCCGCATTCTGCCATCTTCAGCCCTGATGGACGTTACCTGTTTGTCTCGGATCTGGGACTGGATCTGATCCGCAGCTACCGGATAGATGCAGAGGCGGGAACGCTGGAAGCGATTGGAGACACTGCGCTGCATGCCGGTGCAGGACCGCGGCATTTCGTGTTCCATCCAGACGGGAAGTCCGCTTATGTCATTAATGAGCTGGACAGCACGGTGACATCATTCCTATATGATGCTGCGGCAGGAACCCTGAAGACGGCTGCTACTGTATCCACACTGCCTGAAGGCTATGAAGCCGGCCAGAACAGCTGTGCAGAGATCACCTTCTCCAAGGATGGCAAATATCTGTACGGCTCGAACCGCGGACATGACAGCATCGTACAGTATGCTGTGAATCCGCAGACGGCAGGGCTGACCCTAGTAGAGCATGTATCCACCAGAGGCGGACATCCCCGTCACTTCACAGTTACACCGGACGGTGCGTATCTGATTGTTGCCAACCGGGACGGCAATAATCTGGTTGTCTTCTCCCTGGACGAAGGCAGCGGCCGCCTGAGCTTCACCGGCAACACAGCTGAGCTGTCGAAGCCGGTGTGCGTGATGCCGGCGGTTTTCCCCGTGTAGGACAAGCTGGCTGACTCAAAGGAGACAACGGCAAAAGGAACACCGGGATGCTGCTCCGGTGTTCCTTTTGAGTTCCTGGAAGGTTCATTTGTAGTAGCTTAGGTTAAAATGTGCGCCGATCAGACAGCTTATTTGAGTGAGACGGGCTTCAGCGGCACCACGGTGGAGACTGCCGATTTGAAGAGTACGTTCTGTCTTCCGTCACCCTGACCCTGCAAGGTGATCGTATAAGCGTCATAAGAGGTTACCAGTCCCTGCATTTTGACTCCGTTAGTTGTAAAGATCGTCACAGGCATCTTTGTTGAGATGCACTGGTTCAACAAACGTTCCTGCAATTTTAGACTTTCCACTTGGCAGCACTCCATCTTTAATTAAAATAATTTCTCCAGGCCATTATAACACGGGAAAGACCTTCCCAGGAAATGTGTTCTTAAGGCCTGAGAAATAGACAAGGGGGTAGTTATGCTATATTATCATTACTGGTCCCGTGGATTCCGGCGGTTTATATGGTTTTTACTGGCTTTTATCCTGATCGCATTACTGGTTAAGCTGGGCGGAGCCCAGGGCTTCGACCATGCGGTGATCCGGTTCGTGCAATCGATGGAATCTCCGCCGCTTACCGCACTGGCCAAAGGCTTATCATTAGTCGGCTCCTCGAAGCTGGCAATAGGGATCTCCGTGCTGACCATGCTCATTTTGTTCTTCGCGCTAAAGCACCGGCTGGAGCTTGCCCTGTTTCTGTGGGTGGGCCTCGGCTCCCAATTGCTGAACACGCTCCTCAAGCTGTGGTTCCACCGGGAGCGTCCCACCATTCACAGGCTGATTGAGCAGGCAGGCTACAGCTTCCCCAGCGGACATTCAATGGCGGCTTTCTCGTTATACGGGGTCATTGCCTACCTGCTCTGGCGGCATATGCACAGCCGTAGCGAGCGGTTCTTGCTGATTCTGTTCACTGTGCTGATGACCGGAGGAATCGGCTGGAGCCGGATTTATCTGGGGGTGCATTATCCGAGTGATGTGATCGGCGGCTATGCCGCGAGCGGAGCCTGGCTGATGCTGTCGGCGGCCTGCTTCGAAGCTTACCGGAATTACAAAGCGAATCCGCATCACACAAAGAATGCCCGGAAGAAGTAACTCCGGGCATTTCAGTGCCTGTTCTCTTACATACGGTATCCATCCGTAAGGAGGACGGTCTCGCTAGCTTGTCTCCCCCGGGACGGTGCCGTACAGTTCAGGGGGCCTTCGTAGCAGCAGGCGGCGGTGACGGCTTGCCTTGGTGAAGCTGGGCTACGCGGCTGAGGCTGCGCTTGATCAGCGTCGGCAAGCCCGGTTTCAGCTTCGCCGCGTCTTCCTGCGTCAGCTTCCCTTCCTTGACGAATCCATCCAGCTTCAGGCTGGCGGCATCGCTCAGCTTCTGGACATACTGGTCTTCGCTCCAGCCCTTCTTCTCCTGGGCCAGACCTGTCAGGGTCTTACCCGATTTCAGGCTGGCAATCAGCTCCTCACGGCCCATTCCCAGGAGCTCAGCCGTTTCGCTGATAATGAAATGGCCTCCGGCCCTGAGATTCCGGTCCCCGCTGCGGTGAGGGGGATGTTCTCTGCCGGTATGCTCTCTGCCGGCATGCGGTGAGGCCGGAGGAGGGGTGGCTGTGCCTTTGGGAAGCTGCTCGCCGAAGGCGGCTGCTGGAGACAGGGCAAGCATCATGGCTGCTGCCCATGCGGATAGGGTTCGGGTCGTTTTTTTCATGAATACACCTCTTCTGATGGTTATAGTGACTACCCGGTATAACAGTATTCCCTGAAAGCTGAAAGAATCCTGAAGCCCGGCTTAAGACATACTAAAATTCGCCAGCGCAGTTCATGGGTAATAACAAGATATACATAAAGGATGAACATCCACAGTAATTATGATAAGCTTCAAGCTCTTGGGAGGGATGGATTTGGCTTTCGGTGCCCGCATACTCAAAACAGGAATGGCCGTAACGCTTGCGCTTTATCTGTCCGTTCTATTCAATTTCGCTTCTCCTGTCGGTGCGGCTATTGCGGCAATCTTTGCCATGCAGCCGTCCATATACAGATCATGGCGGTATTTCCTCGATCAGATCCAGACCAGCACGATGGGGGCCGTGATTGCGCTGCTTGGCGGAATGCTGCTCTCCAATGAGCCGATTGCGGTTGGACTGGTATGTATCCTGGTGATTATGATCAGCATGAAAATGAACCGTGCCGACACCATCGGCCTGACGCTGGTCACAGTCATC is a window of Paenibacillus sp. FSL H3-0469 DNA encoding:
- a CDS encoding lactonase family protein, with translation MNEKTKLLLFTGSYATAEESGIQVFAFDGEAGGTLERLDTAGGLTNPTFVNVDPSGRKLYAIGEKPNGTGGKEGEVITFAIDPETGKLTELQRIQTMPSEGKGQSTTCNINRDAKNQHLVVCSYHGGSVGLLTLDKGGLPVALTDIAQHTGHGGTPGQDRPHPHSAIFSPDGRYLFVSDLGLDLIRSYRIDAEAGTLEAIGDTALHAGAGPRHFVFHPDGKSAYVINELDSTVTSFLYDAAAGTLKTAATVSTLPEGYEAGQNSCAEITFSKDGKYLYGSNRGHDSIVQYAVNPQTAGLTLVEHVSTRGGHPRHFTVTPDGAYLIVANRDGNNLVVFSLDEGSGRLSFTGNTAELSKPVCVMPAVFPV
- the hfq gene encoding RNA chaperone Hfq, producing MESLKLQERLLNQCISTKMPVTIFTTNGVKMQGLVTSYDAYTITLQGQGDGRQNVLFKSAVSTVVPLKPVSLK
- a CDS encoding phosphatase PAP2 family protein, with translation MLYYHYWSRGFRRFIWFLLAFILIALLVKLGGAQGFDHAVIRFVQSMESPPLTALAKGLSLVGSSKLAIGISVLTMLILFFALKHRLELALFLWVGLGSQLLNTLLKLWFHRERPTIHRLIEQAGYSFPSGHSMAAFSLYGVIAYLLWRHMHSRSERFLLILFTVLMTGGIGWSRIYLGVHYPSDVIGGYAASGAWLMLSAACFEAYRNYKANPHHTKNARKK